GGTATAAATATAATCCCCTTATTTCCCTATTACATGTGGAATCTGTACCCTGGAGAAGAGACTGAGCAAGGTTTTGCTTCTttataaaaaaacacattatatCATTGGACCCCATTAAATCTTTTGGGCTTATCAAGTGGCAAATGTGACATTATTAAAGAAAGCCCTTTATTCTGTGCTGTTTGAGATAACTCAAAGTTAAAATGACATATTGTGATCTCTGGCTCAGAATGATTTCCATATTGGATATTATCTATGCATCCTCTTACAAACAAAGAAATCATTCTGAGAGCTTCAAATTGTTCTTCCAGGACAACAGGGGAGAATATTAGAGATCAGGAAGTACGGAGgttttctggtgtaaggagggtgagtttctaaattttattcatattatatACACCTTATTTTGAGATGGTATTGCAAGGATTAATACAACCCACTTTCACCCTCATTTTATGTAGTCCCAACACTCAGGGGAAAATGGTGGAAGAGTCTGTTTGAAGGACACAAgagaattttcagaaaaattaggTGCCTAAGGGTTTCTTTATCTCAGAGAGTATGTTCCCTCTCCATAGGGGGAACTTCCACTGTTGTAGATTTAGGGCTTTTACTCTGTTACTGGAGGTAGGTATTAATCCTCACCTAGAATCTTTTTCCTAGTTTGGATCCTTTAAACATTGTTCATGGTTTCCATTCCAAGAGAGTCCAATCTGCCTTAGGGGCCAATTGCAGATTGCTAGGGCCTCTGCTTCTCATTTTACTAGTCAAGGGAGGCCTTAGGTAAATAAAGATTTGATGAGATGGAAGAAAAAGATTCTGTATTGGtccatctttcttttctctttactctttttttcccagCAGTTATATTTTCATGTGGCCGCTCTGGACTTCACTCATTAGGCTAAGTTGTAgatgatttttattatatttagctTTAAGGACTAAAATACTGGCAAATCTGTGCTACTTGGCATTAGGGGTCCGTGTTTGGAAAGTCTCAGAGATTCCCACTGGAGAAGATAATGAGGAAGGTAGGGGTTGCCACTAATGAAATCCTTTTTCCTTATCCCACAGATATCCCAGACAGTAATGGCTCCTGGAAATGGCTCTTTGGTGACTGAATTTGTACTGGTCGGGTTAACAGAGCACCCAGACCTCCAACTCCCCCTGTTCTTCCTCTTTCTAGCAATGTACACATTCACTGTGCTGGGAAACTTTGGCTTGGTGACCCTAATTGGACTGAATTCCcaccttcacacccccatgtactttttcctctttaacttgTCCTTCATAGACCTCTgttattcttcagttttttcccccaaaatgctgCTCAACTttttatcaaagaagaatattattTCTTACCAGGGTTGCTTGACAcagttcttctttttctgtttttttgccaTCTCTGAGTGTTATGTGCTGATATCAATGGCCTAtgatcgctatgtggccatctgtaacccACTCTTGTACAACATTGTCATGTCCCCTAAAGTGTGCTTCAAGCTTATGTTTGGTTCATACTTGATGGCATTTTCTAGTGCTATGGCTGACACCGGATGCCTGCTGAGACTGACCTTCTGTGATGCCAACACCATCAACCATTATTTCTGTGACATCCTCCCTGTGCTCCAGCTCTCCTGCACAAGCACCTATGTCAGTGAGCTGGTGTTGTTTATTGTAGCGAGCATCAGTATCTTTGTGCCCAGTCTCACCATCTTCATCTCTTACGGTTTCATTCTCTGCAGCATCCTGCACATCAGTTCCACTGAAGGCAGGTCCAAAGCCTTCAGCACCTGCAGTTCCCACATAATTGCTGTTTCTCTATTCTTTGGATCAGGTTCATTTATGTATCTCCAGCCATCTTCTGAATTGTCTATGGATGAGGGAAAAATTTCCTCTGTCTTTTACACTAATGTTGTTCCCATGATGAACCCCTTAATCTACAGCTTGAGGAATAAAGATATAATACTTGCCATGAGAAAAACCCTGAGtaggagaaagtttcagtaataAATAGGTTCTTATATGCATATAGTTTCAGGAAAATTGGTTTCTAAGTTACAATAATTCAGAGTAATCACAGTATATTTGGTGGTAGCTTTCTTATCCTATTGCTTTCTTATTGTGAAGGAAGCTGTAGCCTTCTCTTAATAATTTATTTCCACTCTTGCTAGGTAGGTCTTTTCCTCAACATTTGCacaatgtttttctctttctcaccttttttttttttcctttttgagaataacattaagaaaagaatttattgttgctgttttttattATCAGtttgaactttcttttttttctcctggaatCAGATGATTGGTTCTACAGCAATTGAATAAGGTAAAACCAAGGAGACATTTTGTCATTGGAAGGGCAACACCCTTGTTTGCCATTTGTAATTTGCCATTGGAAGAATGAGTCAAACAACACATCTGCTCTTCTGTCTTTCCATCCTTAAGCTAAGTAGGTTTATATCACCTTCAATTGCCAGTgtttcatagagatagaaagttcTGTAAAAACTATCAAGAATAAAACCCTTTGTAGATGTAGTACTTAATGCACTATACTTCTTTTcagtgagggttttttttttctttattacacccgaacaaatatataatatattgttAATATAAGATTATTGCTTGTAGAGGGAAGTGAAATCCAGAGAGGTTAAAGATTCctctaaagtcacacagcttcaCATTAAAGAAAGCCTAGAGTAAATTCTAGGATTTAATTCTCTTGCTCTTGCTAGTAAACactgcttcttttttattttattctttttatttcattagaCATGCAATATGAGAAAACATTTCTACTTTGAGATTGACTATGCTTTGTTCCAAGAGGACACATGATTTTCTTTCAGGGGTTTTGCTGTTTGTGTTTATGAAAACAGTCTGAGGTTCCTTTTGTGGGAATGAGGTTTTTAGGGTTAGTTGATTTGCTCAAATACAAAACTGACTTattctgcaaaataaaataaaatgttggctTGTGCTGTATTTCAGAGAATATGCGTATGGGAGAGAAAGATAACAGCGTTATGTCAATATTCCAGGACCCAAAGAGATGCATAGTCAATAATAAGAGACACACAGTCAATAATAAGGCTAATAACTTGGGTGTGAATGGTCAATGAGGATTTAGAAACTGTATTTCACCTGGAATTGTGTCTGGTGCTGTAGCATGCTGTAATTATGCTCCACTGTCCATAAAGCTGTGAGAAAACTTGTACTTCACAATGACTGTTGTTGTGTTTTGGAAATGATGGTTGGAGCTCACATGTTTTCTCTGGGGAGgataatgtttttcattttttgatgttAAGGAAAGGTTAAAGCAATAGGGCTGCTGGATCCAGGAAAACTAAATCACACCTTTATTTGTTGTCTTCTGTATGTTACCCAATATGGGTTTTAAGATCTACTGGGAGAGAATTCATAATTTGAAAGTAACATTTTTTATGTTAAATTGTGACAATGTCTTTTCTAGAATAagattttggtttttcttttgagAATAGTGGCAAAAGAGCACTCTGGCTTGTGGAGATTGAGTCCTGCCCCCTTTTAGGACATATTCCAGGCTTAGTCCACGTTCCTGTGATTGTGAACCTGTTAGTAAATGGAACTTCTGAATATCTTATTATTAGTTAGGATATGAGCTCATTTGTGAGTAGAatatttgaagatcctatttagatgaggcctaATTGAATCAGATGAGCCTTAATCCAAGGGCTGAAATCCTTAAAGCAGAGGGAAGTTGATGGGGTCagtcaggagaagccagaagtctatAGAAGATTGAAACCAGAATAATTCAGAAAATAAGGCAGCATGGTGGAAAATAAGTGTGACAGAGGCGAGACACAAGCTATGAAACTCCAAATTGCCGGTAAGataccaccagaatgctacagacctcGGGAGAAATTATGGCCttgttgagaccttgattttggacttgttgCACCAAAACCAAGCTGCAATAAATTCTGGTTGGATAAGACAGCCTACTGTGTGCTATTTATCATAGTTGCCCTGATAAACCAAGATATGGTGTCTCAAGGGACAATTGAAATGTTTTCTAAGGTAACTGTAATATTTACTCTTTTACCATTTTTCTAATGTCCACTCAATGTTTAGTGGTTGTGAATTTTATCCTTGCTAATTGGCTTGTTTGTGTTCTAGATGTTTAGCATTGCTGAAtccttctctttcagttttaaaTGACCACTATTATGAACCTGCTTGATTTTCACTTGggttctatttatatgaaagttCACCTGGGCtggagttttcctttttcttttttccttttctttgcagtTCCTTTTGATGAAAgtaattacctttttaaaaaagtttctctaaatatataagtaaatacctGTGCTATTTGGGATCCTCTGTAGACACTGAGGTCTATTCCTAAACTAGACAAATAAAGAGAGTTCCCTCTCACCTGGGGTAAAGTGAACACTACAGCCACTCACTGAACTCATGAGTATGTATCATCAAATAGTATAGAAACATTCTCATTCTTATCAACATTATTACTGGTATTGGAAGCAGGATTTGATGAAATGCCTTCATGATGCACTGTGCATGCAGCTTGAATTAGAATCAAATCCCTGATTCTTATCTTTTTGTTAGGTTTTTCCTACCACCCTCTTTTTGTTATTCTGACTATGCTTGTTCCATTTGGGAACAGCCAAAATATACTATATGCTCCCTGCTGCTGAGATCCTCCAACATCCCAGTGCATTCAGTTTAAAGGGGACCCTGTTACTCCACATTTTATTCCCATACAGCATTAGCAAGTGATGATTAGAGGAGTAAAAAGAGTTATCTTAGGAGAAATAACATATACCTCACATTATAATAAGGGCAGAGGAAGGTTTACATCATAGAATTACATTCAGTACTATATAAAATGATGTCAAATATATTGCAAAAGAACATAATTGTTCTTCCTTTGAATTTTGTTATTTGTCacttaaagaaaaatactgaCTCCACACTTAAAACATGTCAGCTCTTTCTGTTTAACTTACAAATTTAACACAATCCCAGTTAAAATACCACAAAGATTTTTTATGGATCTAGACAATTTTTCAACTTATTGAAATGTATGTACACTTCAATTTGCTGAAGTATACTTTGAAGTACATTTagcagaatatattaaaaatgtacaatttcaTTAGCTTTGACATCTGTGTAcacttgtgaaaccatcaccacactcAGGATAACAAAAGTAGTTTTTCTTGCCCATTTGTAATCCATTGCTCCCTTGACCTCTGTGTCTAGGCAACAACTGATGTGTTCCTTGTCCAAGGTAgatagtttgcattttctataattttataaaaatggaatcagcCAGTATGTTTTCTGTTTTGCATAGATTTTCTTCACTCATAATCATGATTTAGAAATTCATTCATGCTGTGGCATGTACCctgaattcattcctttttgttgctaaGTCATATTCCATTGGATGGATATATcacaatatacatatttatatcagttgatggccatttggactgttttcaattttttttattacaaataacattgctatgaacattcatatcaAGTCTTTGTGtagacaaatattttcatttcttttgggcagATAACAAGGAATGAAGTGATTGGGTTATTTGACAGTGTgtgcttaactttttaagaaactgcaaaactgtttttaCTGTCATTGCTCACTTTGAATTTTCAACAGCTGTGCATGAGAGTTTCAGTGGGTACATGACCCAGCTAACATTTATGCCatatgtttttgctttgttttcttttaattttagccattctgatgttCTATAGTAGcattttgtggttttcatttgctttccctaTTCACTAATGatgctaagcatcttttcatgtgcatattgcttatttctctcttatttttgaagTGTCTTATcaaatcatttttcttattaGGTTTTTgagttattatttatttgtatttatatatttatcctAGATGCATTCTGTATTCTGGATGTGAGTACTTTATAAGATATGAgtatggcaaatattttctcccatactttggtatattttctatattcttaatagtgtctttcaaagaaaaaaatataggcaTGCAGTTcaatttataattgttttcttttcttcttaatgcatgtgtgtgtgccatTTAAGAACCCTTTGCCTACCTTAGGATTACGAAACTATtttcctaggttttcttctaaaatttttatagctGTAGGTTTTATAATGAGgtctatattccattttgaataaatttttgtgctggctctgtttacttttcacaGTCCTTAGGTagttgatttttcattttgtccAGATTTTGTTTGTAATCACAAGGAGA
This genomic stretch from Choloepus didactylus isolate mChoDid1 chromosome 6, mChoDid1.pri, whole genome shotgun sequence harbors:
- the LOC119537374 gene encoding olfactory receptor 8B3-like, yielding MAPGNGSLVTEFVLVGLTEHPDLQLPLFFLFLAMYTFTVLGNFGLVTLIGLNSHLHTPMYFFLFNLSFIDLCYSSVFSPKMLLNFLSKKNIISYQGCLTQFFFFCFFAISECYVLISMAYDRYVAICNPLLYNIVMSPKVCFKLMFGSYLMAFSSAMADTGCLLRLTFCDANTINHYFCDILPVLQLSCTSTYVSELVLFIVASISIFVPSLTIFISYGFILCSILHISSTEGRSKAFSTCSSHIIAVSLFFGSGSFMYLQPSSELSMDEGKISSVFYTNVVPMMNPLIYSLRNKDIILAMRKTLSRRKFQ